A genomic stretch from Natronomonas gomsonensis includes:
- a CDS encoding ribbon-helix-helix domain-containing protein — translation MPKISVEIPQELLDDLDDHVGDGGKFVNRSDAIRSSIRKNLDILDEIDARHDRLEDDE, via the coding sequence ATGCCCAAGATAAGCGTCGAGATTCCACAGGAACTCCTCGACGACCTCGACGACCACGTCGGCGACGGCGGGAAGTTCGTCAACCGAAGCGACGCCATCCGCTCGTCCATCCGGAAGAACCTCGACATTTTAGACGAAATCGACGCCCGCCACGACCGACTGGAGGACGATGAGTAA